A part of Terriglobia bacterium genomic DNA contains:
- the galE gene encoding UDP-glucose 4-epimerase GalE — translation MRVLVTGGAGYIGSQTSKALAQSGHEVVVLDNLSTGHREAVKWGPFIEGNLGDKELLAEIFKERRIEAVLHFAASLLVGESVKNPQKYFWNNVVNTIGLLDVMKACGVQHIVFSSSAAVYGNPEKVPIPEDHSKAPVNPYGDSKLCMERAIYWYGKAYGLRGVALRYFNAAGADLEGELGEEHDPESHLIPLVVEAALGQRPEVEIYGTDYPTPDGTAIRDYIHVVDLADAHVRALEYLAGGGESTELNLGTGEGHSVREVVAAVGKLCGGRVPAKDAPRRAGDPAVLVADPARARTVLDWHPQYSDLDAIIQSAWKWHSSNKQHAD, via the coding sequence CACCGGTCACCGCGAGGCGGTGAAGTGGGGACCCTTTATAGAAGGCAACCTCGGCGACAAGGAGCTTTTAGCAGAGATTTTCAAGGAGCGCCGCATCGAGGCTGTTCTGCACTTTGCCGCCAGCCTGCTGGTGGGCGAGTCGGTAAAGAATCCTCAGAAGTATTTCTGGAACAATGTGGTCAACACCATTGGGTTGCTGGACGTGATGAAAGCCTGCGGCGTGCAACACATCGTTTTCTCATCCTCTGCCGCCGTCTACGGGAATCCCGAAAAGGTGCCCATTCCGGAAGACCATTCCAAGGCGCCCGTGAATCCTTACGGCGACTCCAAGTTGTGCATGGAACGGGCGATCTACTGGTACGGAAAAGCCTACGGGCTTCGCGGCGTGGCGCTGCGATACTTCAATGCCGCGGGCGCGGATCTCGAAGGCGAACTGGGCGAGGAGCACGATCCGGAGTCGCACCTGATTCCGCTGGTGGTCGAGGCCGCGCTGGGCCAGAGACCGGAAGTCGAGATCTACGGCACGGATTATCCCACGCCGGACGGCACTGCGATCCGTGACTATATCCATGTTGTGGACCTCGCCGACGCGCACGTGCGCGCCCTGGAATATTTGGCTGGCGGCGGCGAGAGCACCGAGCTGAATCTCGGAACAGGTGAGGGTCACTCCGTCCGTGAAGTTGTGGCCGCAGTCGGAAAGCTCTGCGGCGGACGCGTTCCCGCCAAAGATGCGCCCCGGCGTGCTGGAGATCCTGCCGTGCTCGTAGCTGATCCCGCCAGAGCGCGCACGGTGCTCGACTGGCATCCGCAATACTCAGACCTCGATGCCATCATCCAAAGCGCCTGGAAGTGGCACTCGTCCAACAAACAGCACGCGGATTAG
- a CDS encoding SDR family oxidoreductase, with amino-acid sequence MPNVLVTGTSTGIGFATALELARAGHTVYASMRNPARAPQLGEAAAREKLPVKVMVMDVDSDSSVAEAVRNIHAQGVQIDALVNNAGVGTFGSVEELPLHTFRAIMETNYFGALRCIQAVLPEMRDRKSGCIINVSSVAGRVANSPLAAYAASKWALEALSEALAQEVKPFNIRVAIVEPGIIDTPMARSAEVPLDSTNYRQVRRYGAIFRASFESGTPRPPGLVAKAIRDIIESGTWKLRHPVGPNSAEYIAWRKAKTDEEMVEWGALDDDAWYDRVQQEFGLNARPKE; translated from the coding sequence ATGCCAAACGTCCTGGTAACGGGAACCAGCACCGGTATCGGATTTGCCACGGCCCTTGAGCTCGCCAGGGCCGGCCACACCGTTTATGCCAGCATGCGGAATCCCGCTCGCGCGCCGCAACTTGGAGAGGCGGCGGCCAGGGAGAAGCTGCCGGTTAAGGTGATGGTGATGGATGTTGATTCAGATTCTTCCGTCGCGGAGGCTGTGAGAAACATTCACGCGCAAGGCGTGCAAATCGACGCGCTGGTGAATAATGCCGGAGTCGGAACCTTCGGATCGGTCGAGGAACTTCCACTCCATACCTTCCGCGCCATCATGGAGACCAATTACTTTGGCGCGCTGCGGTGCATCCAGGCCGTGCTGCCGGAAATGCGCGACAGGAAGAGCGGCTGCATCATTAATGTAAGTTCGGTGGCGGGCCGCGTTGCGAACTCACCTCTTGCCGCCTACGCCGCCTCAAAATGGGCACTTGAGGCATTGAGCGAGGCGCTGGCCCAGGAAGTAAAACCGTTCAACATTCGCGTCGCAATCGTCGAACCTGGCATCATCGATACGCCGATGGCAAGGAGCGCTGAAGTGCCGCTGGATAGCACGAACTATCGCCAGGTGCGGCGGTACGGGGCAATATTCCGCGCATCGTTCGAAAGTGGAACTCCCCGTCCACCGGGGCTGGTGGCGAAAGCAATCCGGGACATCATCGAGAGCGGGACGTGGAAGCTGCGGCATCCGGTGGGTCCGAACTCGGCGGAGTATATCGCCTGGAGAAAAGCCAAGACCGACGAGGAAATGGTTGAATGGGGCGCTCTTGACGACGACGCCTGGTATGATCGCGTGCAGCAGGAATTCGGCCTGAATGCCCGTCCCAAGGAATGA